The genomic window CCGCACACGCCGAAGACAATTCACTGAGACGTCGTCCAGAGTCTCCTGGAAAACCGGCAAAACTCGAATTTCCGCAGCCGCGCTGTTATCAGCGATTCACGACGCCTTGGCCTCGAAAGTCGGGGCGAAATCACCCAGCGATTTTGCCTTGAGGATCATGCCCTCGATATCCTGCTCTACGATCGCTTCGAGATCGGCGAAGCTGTCGATGACATAATAAATCGGCTGAAGGATATCGATCCGGTAGGGTGTCCGGAGCACGCTCAAGAGATCGAATGGGCGGAATTCGCATGCCTTGCCTTCCATTGCAGCCTTCGCTTCGCTCGGAGACGAGACGATGCCTGCGCCGAAGCAACGGCGGCCCTGCGGCGTGTTGATCAGGCCGAATTCGACGGTGAACCAGAAGATCCGGAACAGATGCCATGAATAGCCCTTGCCGAGGCGGACCGCGGTCTCGCCGAAATGCCGGACGAAATTGGCGTAGCTCTGGTTGGTCAGCATCGGGCAGTGGCCGAAAACCTCGTGGAACAGGTCCGGTTCCTCGATGTAGTCGATATGCTCGCGCCTGCGCAGGAAGGTTGCAAGCGGGAATTTGCCTTGCGACAGAAGTTCATAAAAGCGCGAGGGCGGAATGAGCGCCGGCACGCCTTCGACGCCGAAGCCGGTGGTCTCGGCCAGGCGCCGGTTCACATCGAGGAGCTGAGGCACCTTGTCCGGCGTCAGCCCCAGCATTTCGACGCCGTCCAGATATTCGCGGCAGGCGGTATCGGCCAGCAGCTTCATCTGACGCCGGTAGAGTTCACCCCAAATCGCATCTTCCTCAGGAGTATAGGGATACAAACCATCCGGGCCGGGTAGTTTGGCGGTGTAACTGCTTTCTTTGGTCATATCTGATCCTCCCAGACGTGGCGATATTTCTGCCATTATGATCCGGGTTTGGAGGATTTTCTTTTCTTTCGTGCTGGATTTTGCCATGCTGGTGGCAAATATTCCCGAATGAGATGCGAAAAATGAAAGAACCTGGGAATTTTCGCCGCAAGCTTCTGCAACTCATCCAGGCCGATGGCAGCCTGTCGCTGGCAGACCTGGCGGAAAAGGCCGGCATGTCGCAGAGCTCGGCCTGGCGGAAGATCCAGGAGCTGGAAGCTGACGGCGTCATCCGCAAGCGCGTGACGCTGCTCGATCCCGGAAAACTCGATCTCAAGCTTTGCGTGATCGCTCATGTGACGCTGGAGGATCACCATGAAGAGGCGGTCGCCTCTTTCGCGTCTGTGGTGCTGGAGCGGCCTGAGATCATGGAGTGTTACGCCCTGTCGGGCGCCTTCGACTACATGCTGAAGATCAGGGCGAGGGACGTGGAAAGCTACGAGGCCTTCATGACCCGCTACCTCATGCGCAACCCGCATGTGCGCACCGTCGTATCGAGCTTCGTGCTGCGCGAGCTGAAATTCTCGACCGAACTGCCGCTCTGACGTTTGTCGCCCGACTGCGCGCGCATTTATCGAGCATGGTCGCCACGAGAGCTGCCCGGCATGTGTATCGGAAAGCCTTCGAATGTCTTGAGCGTATCAAGCACGATCGACGTCTTCACGTGCTGCACGGATTCATGGGGCAACAGAACATCGTTGACGAATTTTGAAAGGTCGGCGAGCCCACGGGTCGCGACCTTCAGGTGATAGTCCATTTCGCCGGTCAGCGCATAGGCTTCCAGAACTTCCGGCAACCCATTGATCAACTGCGAAAACCGGCGGGCATTGTCTCTGTTATGGGTAGCAAGGGTCACGGAAATGACCACCAGCATATCGAGGCCCAGTTTCTGTTGATCGAGGTAAGCCCGGTAGCTGCGAATATATCCTTCGGACTCCAATCTCGTGCGCCGGCGCGAGCATTGCGAGGGTGAAAGTGCGATCCGCTCGCCCAGCTCGTTGTTCGTCAAACGGCCGTCCTTCTGGAGTTCCTGAAGCAGGCGCAAATCCAGTTTATCGAGCTGTTCATCCATTGCGCAAAATCCTAAATATGCTCACGAACCGTGCATAATATCTTCTTAGCGCGTAAAGAATGCAAGTACTTTGCACGCGTTTTGGGCCACACTTTGCGCAGTCAAAGTCCAGTCTTCGAGGAGGAGAAAATGGGCCCTTTCCCGCATGATGCGCCGCCGTCGGAAATCACCGCCGATAACCCGGCCGGCACCGACGGTTTCGAATTCGTCGAATTCGCTCATCCTGAGCCCGAAAAGCTCAGCGAGCTCTTCACACGCATGGGCTATATCGAGGTCGCCAGGCACAAGACGAAGGACATCACCGTCTGGCGCCAGGGTGACATCAACTATGTCCTGAACGCTGAAGCTGGCAGCCACGGCGCACGTTTCGTCGCCAATCATGGTCCCTGCGCCCCGTCAATGGCTTGGCGCGTTGTCGATGCCAGGCACGCCTTCGATCACGCCGTGTCGAAAGGCGCCGTTCCCTACGAGGGGGGCGACAAGGTGCTCGATGTCCCGGCAATTGTCGGCATTGGCGGCTCGCTGCTCTATTTCGTCGAGACCTATGGGGCAAAGGGATCAGCCTACGATGTCGAGTTCGACTGGCTCGGCGAGCGCAACCCGCGCCCGGAGGGGATCGGCTTCTATTATCTCGACCACCTGACGCACAATGTCTTCCGTGGCAACATGGACAAGTGGTGGGACTTCTACCGCAACCTGTTCAATTTCAAGCAGATCCACTTCTTCGATATCGATGGGCGTATCACCGGTCTGGTGAGCCGTGCCATTACGTCGCCCTGCGGCAAGATCCGCATTCCGCTGAATGAATCGAAGGACGATACGAGCCAGATCGAGGAATATCTGAAGAAGTATAACGGCGAGGGCATCCAGCACATCGCCGTTGGCACGGAGGATATCTACGCGGCGACCGATCGGCTTGCCGATAATGGTCTGCGCTTCATGCCGGGTCCTCCGGAGACCTATTACGATATGTCCTATGAACGGGTGAACGGCCATAGCGAGCCAATCGAACGCATGAAGAAGCACGGCATTCTCATCGACGGTGAAGGCGTGGTGAATGGCGGCATGACGAAAATCCTGCTCCAGATCTTCTCCAAGACCGTGATCGGCCCGATCTTCTTCGAATTCATCCAGCGCAAGGGCGACGAGGGCTTCGGCGAGGGCAATTTCCGCGCGCTTTTCGAGTCGATCGAAGCCGATCAGATCAAGCGTGGTGTCATCGGTACTGCAGCGGAGTAAACTCTCGAACAATCCCGCGCGTCCGAAAGGGCGCGCGGCGTTCAGGAGTTTTCGGGGAGGAGTTGAGCAATGGACCAGACATCGATCCAGGCTTCCGAGGGCGAAGCCGCGACAACAAACAAGCTGAGATATATGCCGGGGTTCGGCAATGACTTCGAAACGGAGTCGCTTGCCCGCGCCTTGCCGCAGGGCCAGAACAGCCCGCAGAAATGCAATTACGGTCTTTATGCCGAGCAGCTTTCCGGCTCGCCCTTCACCGCGCCGCGCGGGACGAACGAAAGATCCTGGCTTTATCGCATTCGCCCGAGCGTGCGTCACACCCGTCGCTTTTCGAATGCTTCCTATCCGTTCTGGAAAAGCGCGCCCTGCCTGGATGATCATTCGCTTCCGCTCGGCCAGCTCCGCTGGAATCCCATCCCGGCGCCTGATGAGAAGCTGACCTTTCTTCAAGGCGCGCGGACAATGACGACGGCAGGCGATGTCACAACTCAGGTCGGTATGTCGGCGCATGCCTACATCTTTAATGAAGACATGGTCGACGACTACTTTTTCAACGCCGACGGCGAGCTGCTGATCGTGCCGCAGCTCGGCGCTATCCGGGTGTTCACCGAGATGGGCATCATGGACGTCGAGCCTCTGGAAATATGCCTCATCCCGCGCGGCATGATGTTCAAGATTATGCGCAATGGCGAGCAGGCGGTCTGGCGCGGCTATATATGCGAGAACTACGGCGCGAAATTCACATTGCCGGATCGCGGGCCGATCGGCGCGAACTGCCTGGCGAACCCGCGCGATTTCAAGACGCCCGTTGCCGCCTTCGAGGACAAGGAACAGCCTTGCCGCGTGCATGTGAAATGGTGCGGGAAGTTCTATGTCACCGAGATCGGTCACTCGCCCCTCGATGTGGTGGCCTGGCACGGCAACTATGCGCCTTACAAATACGACCTCAGGACTTTTTCTCCCGTCGGCGCGATCAGCTTCGACCATCCCGATCCGTCGATCTTTTCTGTGCTGACCGCCCCGACCGAAGATGCCGGCACGGCCAATGTCGATTTCGTCATCTTTCCGCCGCGCTGGCTGGTGGCCGAGCACACTTTCCGTCCGCCCTGGTATCATCGCAACATCATGAGCGAGTTCATGGGCCTGATCCACGGTCAGTATGACGCCAAGGAGGAGGGCTTCGTGCCTGGTGGTATGAGCCTGCACAACATGATGCTTGCGCACGGGCCGGACGCGCTTGCCTTTGAAAAGGCATCCAATGCCGAACTCAAGCCCGTGAAACTCGATAATACCATGGCCTTCATGTTCGAGACCCGATACCCGCAGCAACTGACGAAGTATGCCGCCGAGCTTGAAACGCTGCAGGATGATTATCTCGAGTGCTGGGACGGCCTGGAGCGCAGGTTCGACGGAACCCCCGGCATCAAGTGATGGCATCCTCCGGCACTGGAATTGAGATATGAAGCTCGCGACTTTGAAGGACTCCACCAGGGACGGCCGGCTCGTCGTCGTGTCCCGCGATCTCACGCGCTGCTCCGAGGTCGGTCACATCGCCCGCACTCTGCAGGCGGCGCTCGATGACTGGGAGCATGTGGCTCCAAGACTTGAGCAGGTCGCCGAAGGCATCGAGACCGGCGCCCAGCCGACGACGCGCTTTCACGAACATGACGCCGCATCGCCTCTGCCGCGGGCCTATCAGTGGGCTGACGGTTCGGCCTACGTCAACCATGTCGAACTTGTGCGTAGGGCACGCGGCGCCGAGATGCCGGCAAGCTTCTGGACCGATTCGCTGATGTATCAAGGCGGTTCGGACGGATTCCTCGCGCCGCGCGACCCGATCCTGGCGGCCGACGAGGCCTACGGGATCGACATGGAGGGCGAGGTCGCCGTTATCACCGGCGACGTGGCGATGGGCTCCGGGCCGGAAGCAGCGCGCAACGCGATCCGCCTGGTGATGCTCGTCAACGACGTCTCGCTACGCGGCCTCATACCGGATGAACTGGCCAAGGGATTCGGTTTCTTCCAGTCGAAGCCCGCATCGGCATTTTCTCCGGTCGCGGTTACGCCGGATGAGCTCGGCGCGGCGTGGGACGGCGGCAAACTGCATCTGCCACTGCTCGTGAGCTTGAACGGTACGGCATTCGGCAAGGCGAATGCCGGCATCGACATGACCTTCGATTTCCGCCAGTTGATCGCCCATGCCGCCAAGACCCGCAATCTCGTCGCCGGCACGATCATCGGCTCGGGAACGGTTTCCAACAAGCTGGACGGCGGCCCGGGCAGGCCGGTGGAGGAGGGCGGAGACGGCTATTCCTGCATTGCCGAACTCAGGGTGATCGAGGCCATTGAGACCGGATCGACGAAGACACCCTTCATGCGGTTCGGGGATCGGGTTCGCATCGAAATGAAGGATCATGCCGGCCATTCCATCTTCGGGGCGATCGAGCAGACGGTCGAAAAATACGCGGGAGCCGGAGGGAAATGAGCGAGGTCGTTCTCTACGATTACTGGAGATCGTCCGCGAGCTACCGCGTCCGCATCGCGCTCAATCTCTTGGGCATCGACTATAAGACGGTCCCCGTCAACTTGCTGGAAGGGGCGCATCGGAAGCCGGATTATCTCAAGATCAATCCGCAGGGCTTCGTGCCGACATTGGTGATCGACGGGAGGATACTGACGCAGTCGTTGGCAATCATCGAGTACCTGGCCGAGGCCCGGCCTGAATGCGGATTGCTGCCACCTGACATCGTCGACCGCCAGAAAGTCCGCGCCCTCGCATATGCCGTCGCCATGGACATCCATCCGATCTGCAACATGCATGTCGTGTCGCATATCGCGACGATGACCGAGAAGGCTGACGCCCGCGAGGACTGGATGAAGCACTTCATCGCGAACGGACTGCGCAAACTGGAAGCCATGATCGGGGACGGCGATGACACATTCAGCTTTGGCGACGCGCCGACCATGGCGGACCTCTGCCTTGTTCCCCAGGTCTACAACGCTCGCCGCTGGGGCGTGGATATGACCGATTTCAAGCGCATCGACGACATCGACGGCAGATGCGCCGAACTGCCGGCCTTCCAGGCGGCGCATCCCGATCGAGCAGCAGAGAATTCATTGCCGGCAGCAACTCATTAGAGCGAGTCCGACGGCTGGACGGTGTGATTATGCGTCCCGCCATGAAGAGAATATCGCAGCCTGGCCCAACCGTTTTCCGGTTTCATCGATGAGCTGCCAGACGGTCACATTCTCGATCCAGAAACGACGTCCCGATTTCGCGATCCTGACACCACGCCCATTCTCGACAAAACCATCGCGCGTGACCGCATCCAGCAGCCGCTGACGCTCGGCCCGATCGGGCTGCTCGGCCGAAAGCCGCGAAGGCAGCGCGGTGAATTCCTCCCAGCTATATTCGAAACAGGTCTGCGCGGTCCGGTTCGCGTAGATGAAGCGCGGGTCGGGCTCGGTATTGTGAGCGAGAACCACGAAGGGCGCGTCATCGTAAAGCCAGTCAGGGCCTTGACCGCCGTGGAGGAGCGGACGGCCGACGATGCGGGCATAGCTTCCGGTGAGGAGGGAGAAGAAATCCGCGTCGTTCCTGAGGTCGAGGGCGTGATTGTCATAAATAGAGGTCACGGAATGTCTCTTTGGTCAAATGATCCGCTGCGATGTAGCCATGCCGATTGTTTTTCACGATGGGCAGGCAATCGCTTGTCCACTCGCCATTCAAACTCGAAACCTTTTCCTGAGAAAAGGCCGTGGTCGGAGCAGTCAAGGCAAGCAGACATATTCCGGCGTAGAGATAGTGAACCAGGGTCATCAGAGCCTCTCCCGATGGGGACTTCGAATTCCATGGACATAACAATATCGGCCCAATTATGAACGCTATGCTTGTGTTATGCGGCACGGCCCTATGGTGCGCTCAGTGACAAGGAATCGATCTTGTCGATGAAATCGCGAAAGGCGATCAGCCCGGTTCGCAAAATATAAGAGGCCCGGCTGCCCGGACCTCTCATGATGTTGTTTTCAGATATGAAGGGCAAGCTCAGCTATCAGCTGCACCCACTCGTAGCCCCACAAGTATCGCACTTCTCGCAAGTCCCATTCCTCACCATCGTGAAGTTCTGGCACTCCGAGCACATGTTGCCCGTATACCCCTGCATGATCGAGCGCTGGCGGCGTTCGGCTTCCATCTTCTTGGCTTCCGTCTTGGCCGAGGCAGCGTCGGCTGCGGCCTTGTCGGAGAAGAGGGCGGTTGCGTCGCTGGTAATTTCCTCGGTCACCTCTTCGGCAATCTCTTCCGCCAATTCCTTGGCTCGCTCCTCGTAATCGCGCTTGAAGGCGACGATTTCGGACGTGGAGATGGCAACGGTTGGCTCCAGCTTGCGGGCCGCGCTGCCGGCAAAGGCGGTCACGGTCCCGGTAGAGGCGGCGCGGGCAGGGGCGGCGGTTGCCGCACCCTTGGGCTCGCTAGCCTGGCGTTCGCTGCCGGTACCGGATACCAGCGTCGGCTTGTAGCCACGGGTCCAGCCGGTGGAAAGCAGGTTGGTCTTGCCTTCCTGGATGCCCTTGCCGAGCGCCGTATTCGAGAAATCCGACGTATCGACATGCGCGAGGTCATGGCGGCCGAGATAGGAGACGGCCAATTCGCGGAAGACGTAGTCGAGAATCGACGTGGCGTTCTTGATCGCATCATTGCCGATGACGATGCCGGCCGGCTCGAACTTGGTGAAGGTGAAGGCCTCGACATATTCTTCGAGCGGCACGCCGTACTGCAGGCCGAGCGAGATGGCGATGGCGAAGTTGTTCATCATCGCACGGAAGGCAGCGCCTTCCTTGTGCATGTCGATGAAGATCTCGCCGAGGCGGCCGTCGCCGAATTCGCCGGTGCGCAGATACACCTTGTGTCCGCCGACGGCGGCCTTCTGGGTATAGCCCTGGCGGCGGTTCGGCAGCTTCTCGCGTTCGCGCGAAACGCGTTCGACGACACGCTCGATGATCTTTTCCGTGATGGTGACGGCCTGTGCGGCGACGGGCGCCTGCAGCAGTTCCTCCAGCGCGTCCTCATCATCCTCGTCTTCGATCAGCGAGGCGTTGAGCGGCTGCGACAGCTTCGAGCCGTCACGATAGAGCGCGTTCGCCTTGAGGCCGAGCTTCCAGGACAGCATGTAGGCGTTCTTGCAATCCTCGACGGTCGCCTCGTTCGGCATGTTGATCGTCTTGGAAATCGCGCCGGAGATGAACGGCTGGGCAGCCGCCATCATGCGAATATGGCTTTCCACCGAGAGGTAGCGCTTGCCGATCTTGCCGCACGGATTGGCGCAATCGAAGACCGGCAGGTGCTCCTTCTTGAGGAAGGGGGCGCCTTCGAGCGTCATCGCGCCGCAGACATGGATGTTGGCGGCTTCGATGTCCTTCTTCGAGAAACCGATATGGTCGAGCAGGTTGAAGCTCATGTCGGCGAGCTGTTCGTCGGAAACCTTCAGCGTGTCCTTCAGGAAGTCGGCGCCGAGCGTCCACTGGTTGAAGACGAACTTGATGTCGAAGGCACTCTTCAGCGCAGCGTTGACGGCTTCCACCTTCTCGTCCGTGAAGCCCTTGGACTTCAGCGTCGAGGGGTTGATCGCCGGCGCCTGGTTCAGGTTGCCGTGGCCGACGGCATAGGCCTCGATCTCGGCGATCTGGCTTTCGGAATAACCGAGCGTGCGCAATGCTTCCGGCACGGCGCGGTTGATGATCTTGAAGTAGCCGCCGCCGGCGAGTTTCTTGAACTTGACGAGGGCGAAGTCGGGCTCGATGCCCGTCGTATCGCAATCCATGACGAGGCCGATCGTGCCCGTGGGGGCGATGACCGAAACCTGGGCATTGCGGTAGCCATGCTTTTCGCCGAGTTCGAGCGCCTTGTCCCAGGCCGACTTGGCATGGGCGGCGAGGTCCTGATCCGGATTTTCCGAATGGATCAGCGCCACAGGGTCGATCGAGAGCGCCTCATAGCCGGAGGTTTCGCCATAGGCGGCGCGGCGATGGTTGCGGATGACCCGCAGCATGCTCTCGCGGTTCGGCGCGAAGTTCGGAAAGGGGCCGAGTTCGCCGGCGATCTCGGCCGAGGTCGCATAGCAGATGCCGGTCATGATCGCAGTCAGCGAACCGGCGATGGCACGGGCCTCAGTGGAGTCGTAGGGAATGCCCGACGACATCAAGAGACCGCCGATATTGGCGTAGCCGAGGCCGAGCGTGCGGTATTCGTAGGAGAGTTCGGCAATGCGCTTCGACGGGAACTGCGCCATCATGACCGAGATTTCGAGCACGACGGTCCACAGGCGAACGGCGTGTTCGTAGTCGCCGATATTGATGCGCTTGGTGGCCTTGTCCTTGAACTGCAAGAGGTTCAGCGAGGCGAGGTTGCAGGCGGTGTCGTCGAGGAACATGTATTCCGAGCACGGGTTCGAGCCGCGGATCGGACCGCCGGCCGGCGAAGTGTGCCAGTCGTTCATCGTCGTGTTGAAGTGGATGCCCGGATCGGCAGACGCCCAGGCGGCATAGGAAATCGTTTCCCAGAGGTCGCGCGCCTTCAGCGTCTTCATGACCTTGCCGTCCTTGCGGGCGGTCAGCTTCCACTCGCCGTCATTCTCGACGGCACGCAGGAAGTCGTCCTTGATCGAGACGGAGTTGTTGGAGTTCTGGCCCGATACCGTCAGATAGGCTTCCGAATCCCAATCCGTGTCGTAGGTTTTGAATTCGAGATCCTTGTAGCCCTGGCGGGCGAACTGGATGACGCGCTGGACGTAATTTTCCGGAACCTGGTCCTTCTTGGCGGCGCGGATTTCGCGCTTCAGGGCAGGGTTCTTGGCCGGATCGAAGCAATCGCCGTTATCGCCTTCGCAATTGAAGCAGGCCTTCATGATCGCCTTGAGGTGCCTGGCGACGATCTTGGAGCCGGTGACGAGAGCGGCGACTTTCTGCTCTTCCTTGACCTTCCAGTTGATGTATTCCTCGATATCGGGATGGTCGATGTCGACGACTACCATCTTGGCGGCGCGGCGCGTCGTGCCGCCCGATTTGATGGCGCCGGCGGCGCGGTCGCCGATCTTCAGGAAGCTCATCAGGCCGGAGGAGCGGCCGCCGCCCGAAAGCTTCTCGCCTTCGCCGCGCAGCATGGAGAAGTTGGAGCCGGTGCCGGAGCCATACTTGAAGAGGCGGGCTTCACGCACCCAGAGATCCATGATGCCGCCTTCGTTGACGAGATCGTCCTCGACGGACTGGATGAAGCAGGCATGCGGCTGCGGATGTTCGTAGGCCGACTTCGACTTGGTCAGCTTGCCGGTGAACGGATCGACATAGAAATGGCCCTGGCCCGGGCCGTCAATGCCATAGGCCCAATGCAGGCCGGTATTGAACCACTGCGGCGAGTTCGGTGCGACGCGCTGGGTGGCGAGCATATAGGCAAGCTCGTCCTTGAAGGCTGCCGCATCTTCCTCGGAAGAGAAATAGCCGCCCTTCCAGCCCCAGTAGGTCCAGGTGCCGGCGAGACGATCGAAGACCTGGCGCGCATCGACTTCGGAACCGGTCTGCTCGTCCTTGGGCAGGTTTTTCAGCGCGGCATCGTCGGGAACGGAGCGCCACAGGAAGGAAGGAACGTCGTTTTCCTCAACCTTCTTCAGCCGGGTGGGAACGCCGGCCTTGCGGAAATACTTCTGGGCCAGAACGTCGGTTGCGACCTGAGAGAACTGCGCGGGAACATCGATATTCTCGAGGCGGAACACGATCGAGCCGTCGGGGTTCTTGATCTCGCTCGTCGCCTTACGGAATTCAATATCCGCATAGGCGCCTTGGCCGGCCTTCGTGAAACGACGTTCGATGCGCATAGTCTTGACCTCGCGTTGGCGCCCGGTCCCCGCGACCTCAAGCGCAAATTTCCTATCCGGCGGCACTTTTTCTTCGTGCAGCCAGCCTCGTTTCCGTATCGTGACAGGGGTGTCATCCGGAGAGATGTCCTTCCTGTATCTTGTGGTGATGGTGGCTGCAAACACTAAATATAGTATTAACAGCTTATTATCGCCAGTCCTGACGCCGCTTTTTTTGGAGGCTGAAAAACGCGCAAGGAATGTACTGGTCCTCAACCGTTTCCGGTACAAGGCCCTGGTCCTGCGTCCTGTTTTTCAAAAGGGAACCGGGCTCGTTACCTCCGGTCCTGTCGCCGCCGCAACATCAGGAATAGTAAAGTTTGAAACAGCTGATTCCGTCAAGGGCTGGCTTTTAATTGAATGGTAACCACAACATCTTGTGGATGCGCTTGTGGAGATTGGGGAAAGCCTGGGAGCGCTGAAATTACAATGGCTTGCAGGCGTTGCCGGCTAAGGAAAAAGGCGCAACCACAAAAAAGCGCCCTGCGGCAAATCTTGTGATGGCATTTTCGGAGCAAATGCGCATGCCGATCTGCCGAGGAAAATCCGCGGGCTTTCGAGGGGTGCCGGCAGCGGACAACCTCGCATTGCTCTCCGCCGCCAGGTTCGATGAGGAAACCTGCCGGCGAATTGCGAAAGAATTTCAAGCGGTAAATTTGAGGTTCGCGCGGTTGGCGATCAGCGGGCGCCCTTGGCGATCGGCTCCTGGTACGTAAAGCCCATATCCCAGGGGAAGTAGATCCAGGTATCCTGGCTGACCTCGGTGACGAAGGTATCGACGGTCGGCACGCCTTTCGGCTTGGCGTAGACGCAGGCGAAATGCGCCTTCGGCAGCATGGTGCGCACCTGTGCGGCGGTCTTGCCCGTATCCGTCAGGTCGTCGATGACGAGCACGCCTTCGCCCTCATTCTCGGTGAGCTCGGGCGCGATCCCCTTGAGCAGCACCATGTCGCCCTGGTTTACATAGTCATGATAAGAGGCGATGCAGACGGTCTCGATCAACCGGATGTTCAGTTCGCGTGAGATAATTGCAGCCGGCACGAGCCCGCCACGGGTGATGCAGACGATCGCCTTGAAGGTCTGCCCGAGGCCGGCAAGGCGCCAGGAAAGCGCGCGGGCATCGCGGTGGAACTGATCCCAGGAAACGGGAAAGGCTTTATCGGGAAGGGACATCGGGGCTGCTCCGCGGCATGATAGAGACGACGCGCCGTTTTCAGGCGACCGGACGGGCTGGAGCAGCAATCGGCGAAACGAAAAATCGCGCAGCCGAAACCGCGCGAGACGTGGCCGAGGCTCGAAGCCGTCATCGGTCGCCGCAATTAGCGGGATTTGCCGGCAAAACGCAAGAGCTACCGGTTATCGCGACAGCAAGGTCAGC from Rhizobium sp. Pop5 includes these protein-coding regions:
- a CDS encoding vitamin B12-dependent ribonucleotide reductase, with the protein product MRIERRFTKAGQGAYADIEFRKATSEIKNPDGSIVFRLENIDVPAQFSQVATDVLAQKYFRKAGVPTRLKKVEENDVPSFLWRSVPDDAALKNLPKDEQTGSEVDARQVFDRLAGTWTYWGWKGGYFSSEEDAAAFKDELAYMLATQRVAPNSPQWFNTGLHWAYGIDGPGQGHFYVDPFTGKLTKSKSAYEHPQPHACFIQSVEDDLVNEGGIMDLWVREARLFKYGSGTGSNFSMLRGEGEKLSGGGRSSGLMSFLKIGDRAAGAIKSGGTTRRAAKMVVVDIDHPDIEEYINWKVKEEQKVAALVTGSKIVARHLKAIMKACFNCEGDNGDCFDPAKNPALKREIRAAKKDQVPENYVQRVIQFARQGYKDLEFKTYDTDWDSEAYLTVSGQNSNNSVSIKDDFLRAVENDGEWKLTARKDGKVMKTLKARDLWETISYAAWASADPGIHFNTTMNDWHTSPAGGPIRGSNPCSEYMFLDDTACNLASLNLLQFKDKATKRINIGDYEHAVRLWTVVLEISVMMAQFPSKRIAELSYEYRTLGLGYANIGGLLMSSGIPYDSTEARAIAGSLTAIMTGICYATSAEIAGELGPFPNFAPNRESMLRVIRNHRRAAYGETSGYEALSIDPVALIHSENPDQDLAAHAKSAWDKALELGEKHGYRNAQVSVIAPTGTIGLVMDCDTTGIEPDFALVKFKKLAGGGYFKIINRAVPEALRTLGYSESQIAEIEAYAVGHGNLNQAPAINPSTLKSKGFTDEKVEAVNAALKSAFDIKFVFNQWTLGADFLKDTLKVSDEQLADMSFNLLDHIGFSKKDIEAANIHVCGAMTLEGAPFLKKEHLPVFDCANPCGKIGKRYLSVESHIRMMAAAQPFISGAISKTINMPNEATVEDCKNAYMLSWKLGLKANALYRDGSKLSQPLNASLIEDEDDEDALEELLQAPVAAQAVTITEKIIERVVERVSREREKLPNRRQGYTQKAAVGGHKVYLRTGEFGDGRLGEIFIDMHKEGAAFRAMMNNFAIAISLGLQYGVPLEEYVEAFTFTKFEPAGIVIGNDAIKNATSILDYVFRELAVSYLGRHDLAHVDTSDFSNTALGKGIQEGKTNLLSTGWTRGYKPTLVSGTGSERQASEPKGAATAAPARAASTGTVTAFAGSAARKLEPTVAISTSEIVAFKRDYEERAKELAEEIAEEVTEEITSDATALFSDKAAADAASAKTEAKKMEAERRQRSIMQGYTGNMCSECQNFTMVRNGTCEKCDTCGATSGCS
- the gpt gene encoding xanthine phosphoribosyltransferase, giving the protein MSLPDKAFPVSWDQFHRDARALSWRLAGLGQTFKAIVCITRGGLVPAAIISRELNIRLIETVCIASYHDYVNQGDMVLLKGIAPELTENEGEGVLVIDDLTDTGKTAAQVRTMLPKAHFACVYAKPKGVPTVDTFVTEVSQDTWIYFPWDMGFTYQEPIAKGAR